The following are from one region of the Mesorhizobium sp. B4-1-4 genome:
- a CDS encoding GNAT family N-acetyltransferase — protein MSTIIVPLTPELWPEFEDLFGKQGACYGCWCTHFRLAPAARRESSRERNKDHIKARIEAGPPPGLLAFEDGKAVGWMQIGPRADVPEWNNKGRGSAPIDPADASDPAVWAISCFFIRAKARGRGITHQLVEGGVDFARRSGARLVEACPIDLSRDSRSIGLFVGSSRVFEKAGFERLVERKAGRPLMRLVLGA, from the coding sequence ATGAGCACGATCATAGTACCGCTGACGCCAGAGCTCTGGCCTGAATTCGAGGACCTTTTCGGCAAGCAGGGCGCCTGTTACGGCTGCTGGTGCACGCATTTCCGGCTGGCGCCGGCGGCGCGGCGCGAGAGCAGCCGCGAACGCAACAAGGACCACATAAAGGCGCGCATCGAGGCCGGCCCGCCGCCCGGCCTGCTGGCCTTCGAGGATGGTAAGGCGGTGGGCTGGATGCAGATCGGACCGCGCGCCGACGTGCCCGAATGGAACAACAAGGGCAGGGGCTCGGCACCGATCGATCCCGCCGATGCTTCCGATCCAGCCGTTTGGGCGATCTCCTGCTTTTTCATTCGCGCCAAGGCGCGAGGACGGGGCATCACCCACCAGCTCGTCGAAGGCGGTGTCGATTTCGCCCGCAGAAGCGGGGCACGCCTTGTCGAGGCCTGCCCGATCGACCTGTCCCGCGATTCGCGCTCGATCGGGCTGTTCGTCGGCTCGTCGCGCGTGTTCGAAAAGGCCGGATTCGAGAGGCTCGTCGAGCGCAAAGCTGGCCGGCCATTGATGCGACTGGTGTTGGGCGCCTGA
- a CDS encoding DUF3572 domain-containing protein, with protein sequence MANATSMREEAETLAVKALGFVASDPELLPRFLAITGIEAHSIRKAAGEPGFLAGVLQFILAHEPTLMRFAEETGTPPAAVGKALRALPLGDDNHERSI encoded by the coding sequence ATGGCAAACGCGACGTCAATGCGCGAAGAGGCGGAAACGCTTGCCGTGAAGGCGCTGGGCTTCGTTGCCTCCGATCCGGAGCTGTTGCCGCGTTTTCTGGCGATCACCGGAATAGAGGCGCATTCAATCCGAAAGGCCGCCGGCGAGCCGGGATTCCTGGCTGGCGTCCTGCAGTTCATTCTCGCCCACGAGCCGACCCTGATGCGCTTTGCCGAGGAAACCGGCACGCCGCCGGCAGCCGTGGGCAAGGCGTTGCGCGCCTTGCCGCTCGGCGACGACAACCATGAGCGTTCCATATGA
- a CDS encoding response regulator, whose amino-acid sequence MPKKVMIVEDNELNMKLFRDLIEASGYETVRTRNGLEALDLARQHRPDLILMDIQLPEVSGLEVTKWLKEDDDLHVIPVIAVTAFAMKGDEERIRQGGCEAYISKPISVPRFIETIKSYLGDA is encoded by the coding sequence ATGCCGAAGAAGGTCATGATCGTCGAGGACAATGAGCTCAATATGAAGCTCTTTCGGGACCTCATCGAAGCAAGCGGCTACGAGACGGTGCGTACTCGCAATGGTCTGGAGGCGCTCGACCTTGCCCGCCAGCATCGGCCGGATCTCATCCTGATGGACATCCAGTTGCCCGAAGTGTCGGGTCTGGAGGTGACCAAATGGCTGAAGGAAGACGACGATCTGCACGTCATCCCGGTCATCGCGGTGACTGCCTTCGCGATGAAAGGCGATGAGGAGCGCATCCGCCAGGGTGGCTGCGAGGCTTACATCTCGAAGCCGATCTCCGTGCCGCGTTTCATCGAAACCATCAAATCCTATCTGGGCGATGCCTGA
- a CDS encoding PleD family two-component system response regulator, translated as MTARILVVDDIPANVRLLEVRLLAEYFEVLTATNGPDAIETCENGKVDVVLLDVMMPDMDGFEVCRRLKSDPATSHIPVVMITALDQVSDRVRGLEAGADDFLTKPVNDLQLMTRVKSLVRLKSLTDELRLRASTTRNIGIEELLSRNFASEDATPKVLLIDERKSSVERIEKMLRDRADLDVTADPHAGFFQAAETPYECVMISTAFADFDPLRLCSQLRSLDRTRFVPIILLAEEGEEERIIRGLELGINDYLMRPIDQQELTARLRTQVRRKRYNDQLRASVTQTIEMAVTDGLTGLHNRRYLDSHLQTLFDRAVARRRPLSVMITDLDRFKSINDAHGHDGGDEVLREFARRLRKNVRGIDLACRFGGEEFVVVMPDTDGAVAEKVAERIRAEIAQKPFAIGADGKTIEVTVSVGVSSVLKGVDTVAALMKRADLALYEAKSGGRNRVVAKAA; from the coding sequence ATGACCGCGCGGATCCTCGTCGTCGACGACATCCCTGCCAATGTGAGGCTGCTGGAGGTCCGGCTGCTGGCCGAATATTTCGAGGTGCTGACCGCCACCAACGGGCCCGATGCGATCGAGACCTGCGAGAACGGCAAGGTCGACGTGGTGTTGCTGGACGTCATGATGCCCGACATGGATGGGTTCGAGGTCTGCCGAAGACTGAAAAGCGATCCGGCGACGTCGCACATCCCGGTGGTGATGATCACCGCGCTCGACCAGGTGTCCGACCGCGTGCGCGGGCTGGAAGCCGGCGCTGACGACTTCCTGACCAAGCCCGTCAACGACCTGCAGCTGATGACGCGGGTCAAGAGCCTGGTCAGGTTGAAGTCTCTGACCGACGAGCTCAGGCTGCGCGCTTCGACGACCCGCAACATCGGCATCGAAGAGTTGCTCAGCCGCAATTTCGCATCCGAGGACGCGACGCCAAAAGTGCTTTTGATCGACGAGCGCAAATCGTCGGTCGAGCGCATCGAGAAGATGCTGCGCGACCGTGCGGACCTTGACGTCACCGCCGATCCGCACGCCGGTTTCTTCCAGGCCGCCGAGACACCCTACGAATGCGTGATGATCTCGACGGCCTTCGCCGATTTCGATCCGCTCAGGCTCTGCTCGCAGTTGCGCTCGCTCGACCGAACCCGTTTCGTGCCGATCATTCTGCTGGCGGAGGAGGGCGAGGAGGAGCGCATCATCCGCGGCCTAGAACTCGGCATCAACGACTATCTGATGCGGCCGATCGACCAGCAGGAACTGACGGCACGGCTGCGCACCCAGGTGCGCCGCAAGCGCTACAACGATCAATTGCGCGCCAGCGTCACCCAGACCATCGAGATGGCGGTGACGGACGGCCTGACCGGGCTGCATAACCGCCGCTATCTCGACAGCCATCTGCAGACGCTGTTCGACCGCGCCGTGGCGCGGCGCCGGCCGCTGTCGGTGATGATCACCGATCTCGACCGCTTCAAGTCGATCAATGACGCGCACGGCCACGATGGCGGCGACGAGGTGCTGCGGGAATTCGCGCGGCGGCTGCGCAAGAACGTCCGCGGCATCGACCTCGCCTGCCGGTTTGGCGGCGAGGAGTTCGTGGTGGTCATGCCGGACACCGACGGCGCGGTGGCCGAGAAGGTGGCCGAACGCATCCGCGCCGAAATCGCTCAAAAACCATTCGCCATCGGCGCCGACGGCAAAACCATCGAGGTCACCGTCAGTGTTGGCGTGTCGTCGGTACTGAAGGGCGTAGATACGGTGGCGGCTCTGATGAAGCGCGCCGATCTCGCGCTCTATGAAGCCAAGAGTGGCGGCCGCAACCGTGTTGTCGCCAAGGCGGCGTAA
- a CDS encoding FadR/GntR family transcriptional regulator — translation MDQNSLPPIQTTARDDAVLKALVGFVRAEALQPGERLPTERILAERLKVSRNTVREALTRWEGLGLVERRQGSGTYLKAAVSPDMLHLPLTLAGGNDFTSLMRTLEIRRALEAEAAALCAERASPADIAEIERRLDIMEQAFRSRDGMSSEEDWEFHQAIYRVSGNPLFEQIIAAMHELFHSFWEHPLGVRDFGHASFPYHRTIYECIAARDPQGARAEALKLIATVEDDLKRGAAKLKFPSQT, via the coding sequence GTGGACCAGAACAGCCTGCCACCTATCCAGACGACGGCGCGCGACGACGCCGTGCTGAAGGCTTTGGTGGGGTTTGTTCGCGCAGAAGCCCTGCAGCCCGGCGAGCGGCTGCCGACAGAGCGTATTCTGGCCGAGCGGCTGAAGGTCAGCCGCAACACGGTGCGCGAGGCGCTGACGCGGTGGGAGGGGCTTGGCCTGGTCGAGCGCCGGCAAGGCAGCGGCACCTATCTCAAGGCGGCCGTATCACCCGACATGCTGCATTTGCCGTTGACGCTGGCGGGCGGCAACGACTTCACCAGCCTGATGAGGACGCTGGAAATCCGGCGCGCGCTGGAAGCGGAAGCGGCGGCACTCTGCGCCGAGCGGGCGAGCCCGGCCGACATAGCCGAGATCGAACGCAGGCTCGACATCATGGAGCAGGCGTTTCGCAGCCGTGACGGCATGTCGTCGGAAGAGGACTGGGAATTCCATCAGGCGATCTACCGGGTTTCGGGCAATCCGCTGTTCGAACAGATCATCGCCGCCATGCACGAACTGTTCCACAGTTTCTGGGAGCATCCGCTCGGCGTGCGCGATTTTGGTCATGCCAGCTTTCCCTACCACCGCACCATCTACGAGTGCATCGCCGCGCGCGATCCGCAAGGCGCCCGCGCCGAGGCGCTCAAGCTGATCGCCACCGTTGAGGACGATCTCAAACGCGGTGCGGCCAAACTCAAATTTCCGAGCCAGACATGA
- a CDS encoding PLP-dependent transferase yields MNEHPTGFDHDYLTEAATLLAHDEPFPGGAVVPPIYQTSLFTFANYAEMADTFAGKRKQPIYSRGDNPTVMEFETRVAALEGAEAARGFSSGMAAISATVLAFVGAGERIVAVRNCYGDAYRLFERLLPRLNIKVDYVDGSDPDAVAAALPGAKLLYLESPTSMMFELQDLPHLTRLAREQGIVTTIDNSWATPVFQKPISHGVDLVLHSASKYLGGHSDTVAGVVAGSAAHIKHINEQTYSYLGGKLSPFEAWLLLRGLRTLPLRLPHHMKSGLTIAERLKAHGNVERVNHPAYSNHPGKATLAGYAGLFSFEVTDDIDIPVFVDALNFFRIGVSWGGHESLVVPAKASLEQTPGLNSMARFGVSPRTIRFNVGLESVEDLWADIAQAFEKARK; encoded by the coding sequence ATGAATGAGCATCCGACCGGTTTCGATCACGATTATCTTACCGAGGCGGCGACGCTTCTGGCGCATGACGAACCGTTTCCGGGCGGCGCGGTGGTGCCGCCGATCTATCAGACGTCGTTGTTCACCTTCGCCAATTATGCCGAAATGGCCGACACTTTTGCCGGCAAACGAAAGCAGCCGATCTATTCGCGCGGCGACAATCCGACGGTGATGGAGTTCGAGACGCGCGTGGCCGCGCTCGAGGGCGCCGAGGCCGCGCGCGGCTTTTCCAGCGGCATGGCTGCGATCAGCGCCACCGTGCTTGCCTTCGTCGGAGCGGGCGAGCGCATCGTTGCGGTGCGCAATTGCTATGGCGATGCCTACCGCCTGTTCGAGCGGCTCCTGCCGAGGCTCAACATCAAGGTCGACTATGTCGACGGCTCCGATCCGGATGCGGTCGCGGCGGCTCTTCCCGGCGCCAAGCTGCTCTATCTGGAAAGCCCGACCTCGATGATGTTCGAGCTGCAGGACCTGCCGCACCTGACCCGGCTGGCCAGGGAGCAGGGCATCGTCACCACGATCGACAATTCCTGGGCGACGCCGGTGTTCCAGAAGCCGATCTCGCATGGCGTCGATCTCGTGCTGCATTCGGCCTCGAAATATCTCGGCGGCCATAGCGACACCGTCGCCGGCGTCGTGGCGGGTTCCGCCGCTCACATCAAGCATATCAACGAGCAGACGTACTCGTATCTCGGCGGCAAGCTGTCGCCGTTCGAGGCGTGGCTATTGCTGCGCGGATTGCGGACGCTGCCGCTGCGTTTGCCGCATCATATGAAGAGCGGCCTCACAATCGCCGAGCGGCTGAAGGCGCATGGCAATGTCGAGCGGGTCAACCATCCCGCCTATTCGAACCATCCAGGCAAGGCGACGCTGGCCGGCTATGCCGGCCTGTTCTCTTTCGAGGTGACGGACGATATCGACATCCCCGTCTTCGTCGATGCGCTGAACTTTTTCCGCATCGGCGTCAGTTGGGGCGGTCATGAGAGCCTGGTCGTGCCGGCCAAGGCGTCGCTGGAGCAGACGCCAGGACTGAATTCGATGGCGCGCTTCGGCGTCAGCCCCCGAACCATCCGCTTCAATGTCGGATTGGAAAGTGTCGAGGACCTCTGGGCCGATATCGCCCAAGCCTTCGAAAAAGCCAGAAAATAA
- a CDS encoding ABC transporter substrate-binding protein, producing the protein MKKLTVMLATVAGLAISAGGALADSTLKMVEVITSPPRTEFLKKQIAEFEAANPGVKVELISLPWGQAFEKFLTMVQAGDTPDVVEMPERWMGLYANNAQLEDLGPYMAKWDDAKTLGDRAKQFGSTVNNTQFMIPYGYYVNALFWNKKLFKEAGLDGPPATLDEFVADSKKISAIPGKYGYCLRGGPGAFNGMHMFMNIAAGKGGYFNEDGTSTINEEGSVKGLQMLADMYKQGLAPKDAVSWGFNETVTGFYSGTCAMLNQDPDALLGIADKMSADDFAVAPLPVGPSGKSYPTLGYAGWAMFANSQHKDDAWKLMATLLSPKDNLEWAKEVGVIPIHNGADQDAHFKTEQFKGWFTELSDSSKYEMVTPPTHLENLGNFVDQVAIKNFQEVLLGQKTAKEVADQWAAFLTKEQQDWLAKNKK; encoded by the coding sequence ATGAAAAAACTGACCGTCATGCTTGCCACCGTTGCGGGGCTGGCGATTTCCGCCGGAGGCGCGTTGGCCGATTCGACCCTCAAGATGGTCGAAGTCATCACCAGCCCGCCGCGCACCGAATTCCTGAAGAAGCAGATCGCCGAATTCGAGGCTGCCAATCCCGGCGTCAAGGTCGAGCTGATCTCGCTGCCCTGGGGACAGGCATTCGAAAAGTTTCTGACCATGGTGCAGGCCGGTGACACGCCCGACGTGGTCGAGATGCCGGAACGCTGGATGGGCCTCTATGCCAACAATGCCCAGCTCGAGGATCTTGGGCCCTACATGGCCAAGTGGGATGACGCCAAGACGCTCGGCGACCGCGCCAAACAGTTCGGCTCGACCGTCAACAACACCCAATTCATGATCCCTTACGGCTACTATGTGAACGCGCTGTTCTGGAACAAGAAGCTGTTCAAGGAAGCCGGCCTTGACGGCCCGCCGGCCACGCTCGACGAGTTCGTCGCCGACTCCAAGAAAATCTCCGCCATCCCGGGCAAGTACGGCTACTGCCTTCGCGGCGGGCCGGGTGCCTTCAACGGCATGCACATGTTCATGAACATTGCGGCCGGGAAGGGCGGCTATTTCAACGAGGACGGCACCTCGACCATCAACGAAGAAGGGTCGGTCAAGGGCCTGCAGATGCTGGCCGACATGTACAAGCAGGGCCTGGCGCCGAAGGATGCGGTAAGCTGGGGTTTCAACGAAACCGTCACCGGCTTCTATTCCGGCACCTGCGCCATGCTCAACCAGGATCCGGACGCGCTGCTCGGCATCGCCGACAAGATGAGCGCCGACGACTTCGCCGTGGCGCCGCTGCCGGTCGGACCAAGCGGCAAATCCTATCCGACGCTCGGCTACGCCGGCTGGGCGATGTTCGCCAACTCGCAGCACAAGGACGATGCCTGGAAGCTGATGGCGACCCTGCTGTCGCCAAAGGACAATCTGGAATGGGCCAAGGAAGTCGGCGTCATCCCGATCCACAATGGCGCCGACCAGGACGCTCATTTCAAGACCGAGCAGTTCAAGGGCTGGTTCACGGAACTGAGCGACAGCTCCAAATATGAGATGGTGACGCCGCCGACGCATCTGGAAAACCTCGGCAATTTCGTCGACCAGGTGGCGATCAAGAACTTCCAGGAAGTCTTGCTTGGCCAGAAGACGGCTAAGGAAGTCGCCGACCAGTGGGCAGCCTTCCTGACCAAGGAACAGCAGGACTGGCTGGCGAAGAACAAGAAGTGA